The proteins below are encoded in one region of Fervidicoccaceae archaeon:
- a CDS encoding class II SORL domain-containing protein has translation MKAFGELIYSPERASGEALSKVESHTPKITAPESVRAGEPFEVEIKVGPHPNTEQHSIRRIEVYFYEEGRPFNPILVTSIDLAPVYAEPVLKMTLKLSRSGTIYAVEYCNLHGLWEAGREVRVTA, from the coding sequence AGAACTCATATACTCTCCCGAGAGGGCCTCGGGCGAGGCTCTCTCGAAGGTCGAGAGCCACACGCCCAAGATAACGGCGCCCGAGTCCGTGAGAGCGGGCGAGCCGTTCGAGGTCGAGATTAAGGTGGGCCCTCACCCCAATACCGAGCAGCACTCGATAAGGAGGATCGAGGTCTACTTCTACGAGGAGGGGAGGCCATTCAATCCGATCCTCGTGACTAGCATCGACTTGGCCCCGGTCTACGCCGAGCCCGTCCTCAAAATGACGCTCAAACTCTCGAGGAGTGGCACGATCTACGCTGTGGAGTACTGCAACTTGCACGGGCTCTGGGAGGCCGGCAGAGAAGTGAGAGTGACG